In Vanacampus margaritifer isolate UIUO_Vmar chromosome 6, RoL_Vmar_1.0, whole genome shotgun sequence, the DNA window tcatcattattcacaaatctgtttaaaacactggggaaaatagcttttcttgcaacatggccctggttgatctcttatactctgctgccgcctgctggccgtttttttgtaataactaccattgctttaagcgaccttttcaggtcagaggctgcattaaagacttttttttgtatgctctagtattaaaaaaaaaaaaaacattaaaaacttaTGAATACGTTTTTGTGACCACGGCAATCTTTaaaatataacgtttttgggagcaaatgagttaataatttttCCGCCAATTAAGTGTAatcagataataaaaaaaataaaacggcaCACAGGTTGGGAATCATTGCATTAGACTACGCTGATGTCCCTATTGTTGTGTCCATCCTCagtgtttgtttatgtttactACAGTGAGCATCCAGCCGTGTGGGGAGCGGAAGTTTCCAGTGGGCAAGGGCCTCACAAAGTGAAGACATCCTTCCAAGTCAGCGACAGACCACTCGTTGATCACATCGTCTTTGAAGCTGGTGAGTTTTGTCCACTTCAACACGTCCAAGTGGAAATACCTGTAATGTATGTAACATCATTTTTCATCCTTCCCTTTTAGGTTGCCCAAATATAACAGCAGCCGATGACAACATCGAGCCTCTCTACTTCTCCACCTTGGTGTGCTGCAGACATGTCAATTTTGCCTGAATTTACACAAGACATAAATAgaattattttgtattcttgtttttgtcaggTTAGGTAGCATCACACAGGAACAATTTTAGTCCCTTGCAACTCTTTCAACTTTGAAGCAAAAACAAGACAGTGCGGGTATTTCACAGCAATGCTTTAATGAGAAGATTCACCGTTTCCACatcaaattgaaattcaatcaaaaataacGTATTTATGTTAACACACAATCCATTAAATATCTGATTCACTTCTCCTCTGAGTGGTTGTGTATTGCGGGTTGTGATTGTTGCACCATTTAGTTCCGCCTCTGTAGCAGGAACATGAGGAAGATGGCACTCAGTAAAATGGAGAGCGTGCACACAGTCGGAACAACAATCTCGGTTACCATCTCCATGTGGCTGGTCAGCGGGTCTGGAAAGAACACACACTATTTTAGAAACTTAGAAGCATACGTTGGGTTAGACGATGCCAAAAAAATAGCATGTTTGCAGCACTCAAAGGGTTTTCCCAAAATACTTAATGTTATTTATTGTCCGTATTTGATCCCTTTTGAGCACAGGTGGTGTCTTACCATGTATAAGTCTTAGAATATTGGCAGCAGTACTCCGCTGATCctctattaaaaaaagagaaataactCAGATTTGATGAACAATAATTGATAACCCTTTGAGAACTGCATGCATCTAAATAAGAACAATTGCAACAAACAGCTTTGGCACCATGACCAGGCAATTCCAAAATTCCATCCCGCTTTTCAACAGCcatcatcttttaaaaaaaatttgaactcATAAATGTGGCCAAACATTTAATCATAGTTAGGCGACACACTTCATGCAAGTGAACTGTTAGTAAAATGGCGAAGCGCAAGACCACAAAAGGAGACAATTTGAAGTGAAGACTTGTACCCTCAATCAAGTTCTAAACTTCATCATGCACAGGCCAAACCCTTGGCTTTTCTGCATGTTCCGTTGCTTTTCTTCTAGCTGGGGGGAGCAAACAAAGAAGATTTCTCAGATTTCTTTTGCTAGGTTTAGTATTTGTACTACTTGAATTGACTTCATCTCTCTGCCAAGGTCATTTGTTAAATAGGTGTATTTGGAACGCAGTGCTGGTAGCAGttgtttggccttggcagaggtctacACTACTGAGTGCCAATCATTGGTTCATGTGTGAGGTTCATGTGTCACATTCGTAAACTCAGGTTGTAATGTCTAAATAATAGTAGTGTGAAGTTTTCCATTTTAGGTCAGAATCTTTATTTGTTTACCCCAGCTAGTTGTTAGTGATgaggggtgttttttttatttttaattttttaaaggcagactGACCTGCAGCAAGGAGCTGGTTACTTGATGAGCACGTCTCCACAGCCTTCCTCCTCCAGTTTTCAACCTGTGAAATTGTACAATATGAATATAACGTTTTCCAGTAGGATCAACAGTGTGATTCATTATTTCTGCGTTCTTCAGATGTAGACAGTCAGAAGGCGcttataaaaatgttaatggttatttttattattattttttgaatgggtgttaacagggatgtgatttgaccaaagtgaaattatcggaaaatttagccgggggggggaagcatgaccaaataattacatcatgaccaaatgaaaagtaactcatattagagcataccacaaatgtctttgttatagcagaagatgttatctgtcggagtcatgtgcatacacaatgaactactaaaaaaaaaaaaaaatcgtttttttttttgggggggggggggataaaaaaagcggaattccgcgaattagcggaaaaatcacatccctgtgttaaAGAGGCCAAGGAATCATATTTGGTTACTTGAGGGGTTAAAAATTGACCTTGTGTGCCTTACTATGAGGCAGTAGAACCACTTATTACTAATTtaactaattatttttgaacaaaactataataattagggatgttctataccacttttttttagaccagtacgagtactcaacacTTGAATCGTCACAaataccactagtatttttgaTGTATCTATCTTGTatggcagataattttaaataacaagGCTATGCATCTcagtatagcatttttccttaactcattcactcccagccattttcactgaagcaacccccttcgctcccggctgttttactggattttgacagattttgttaTATTGGTCTAAAAACATGGtacttaccaaaagaaaagattagagtatcttctttcatcaggaaagcattagcattagaacatagctaagtttcatcattattaacaaatctgtttaaaactttggggaaatcagcttgtttgcaacatggccctggttgttctcttatactgtgctgccacctgctggccgtttttgtaataactgccattgcttcgtgcattctctgcagttcagaggatgcatcaaagccttctgtatgctaaaacataaataaaaacaacacataaatacgtctttgggagcatgataatatttcaaatagaacgtatttataggtttttgggagcaaatgagttaaaatggcatgaaattaatgtcatCTTTCCATTCCAAATTCTTGTTCCAGATTGTAAAACTGCCACAAGAGGCCGCTGTcccgagtaccaataccttgaaaatAAGGCTAATCTTtagtgttgaaaatgacttcctctctttgatgatgccaTCTTAATAATGGTTGCGCAAATGTGCCGTTTTtagggtctcctgaaaagtgatgaatTTGGAGTACAAGAATTTGGCCCGACGATTAACTATGATAATAATACCACATATACAACACCACTGTTTTTTGTCTTCTCCAGTGTCATTACATCTCAAAAAACTGTCCAACAATGCATTAATATAGTTTTGAACATGCCAAGAAAGAATCTTTTACATGGCCCAATTTTGTTGACAACATACTATAGTGATGTTGGTTTGCACATGCAGGGTAAAATGATTAATAGATTAGATTCTCATTTTATCATTGTGAGTGCCTCATACCTCTCTCTGATTGGGAAATCCATTGGCGCTGATGACACGTTTGTAAAACTGAACAGAAGCTTTAGGATAGCGAGGCTTGTTCTTGTTCCTGAAGTCCACGTAATACAGGCCAAACCTCTCACTGAAGCCTTCATCCCACTCAAACTTGTCCAGCAGGGACCATGCGGTATAACCTTTAAGATTCACGCCGTCCCTGAGGGCTGAGATAAGAGCACGATGAGAGCAAAATTCAGTTTATTGCCATGCGCATAATaccaagagaaaaaaatatggagGAGCTTTAGCATGTTCACCTTTTAGCATCTCATTGATATAGTCTTTAAAGTATCTTATCCTCCAGTCGTCACATAGCTCCGTGCATTGCATCTTCTCAGAGACTCCATTTTCAGTCACATAAATCATTGGATTTCCATActgagtcttaaaaaaaaaaaaaaagcaatcaaatCAGTATTCCTTTTTTGGTCTATATAAGCTGACATGTTCACCATCAGTCACCTTGACAAAATTGAGCATGCGTCTGAACCCCCACGGCACAGAGTAGAGCCACTCTGAGCCGGGGTCAGGCCACTGGGGGTCAACCAGCTCGGCCAAATCACGGTCCATGAAGAAGTTGCTGGTGCCGCGGCCCGACGGGTTATTCTTTTGTGTGATGTAGCGCGTAGTGAAGTGACTGATGCCCAGGAAGTCACAAGTACCCTTGATGTAACTCTTCTCCTGGGGGGAGAATGTAGGCAGGCGGGATGCCCCAAGACCCTGCTGGACACTCTTCCTACCTGTGCACAAATCCCTCTCTGTTAACATACAGGCAGGACTGACACAAAGAGAGATCGATGAGGATGTAGGTTTGGTaaaaccagggttattatagtttgggaattttcattctTATTATTGTTCTGAgttctgttttttaaatgtagttagttgttttcagagcagctctgttagtttttattagtttcagttatttcaaAACAGTTtcgttttagtttgttttagtattattgtattacttgtgtgcaagatttacTAAATACCAtagtaaatttttaaaaatgcaacgcacttcttacctagcgttgcgttttggcagaattaaattaaaaagcagGCAAACACGCAAAATGATCACCTCGGAGCGACGTCACGTGAAGGTGCTTTTATATTGGCTACTGctggatgacatcacttctgtgcgacacactttcaaacgtccttatcaaaataaatataccaaTATCACATTCAAAAGTagccccaaaggctcatgtgtTAAAGTAATTACCAAAGACGGAAACTAAGGCAATTTTCACTAtagttatagttagttttaggtAGTTTTTGGTAATgtgaaatgtagtttcagttttttatttttatatattctttaaagcattttcgtttttattttatttcggtAATGAAAACGTTTGTTGAATTGTAGTTTTAGTTATTAAAATAGCCTAGGGTAAAACTCAGAGTCTTCTGgctggtggggtggggggggggggggggggtacttggCTTTAAACTTGCCAATGAAGTCTTTCATCACTTGAGGGTAGTCTCCGTGAAAGACGGGCGTCGCAAACCAGCCGAGGGAGAACTGGACATATCTCTCGGCTGCTTCGATGTCCTTCTGGTTGCTGATGTCGACGGGCTCTCCCCAGTCTCCTGTCAGGGAGATGCCCACAAGACCTGCAGATGAAGAAGGCAGTGCTCAAAAAGCGGATTCTGGGAGGTGATCAATAGAGTGAACCTTTACCATTTTGTTTTGGCCTCCACTGCGTATCATACGTGTGCCAAACTTTAGCGTGAGCCtgtgagggggggaaaaaaagtgtttatgaTTGAGATGATTTGTTATAACGTCTGAAGGCTTAATTTATAAATtataatcttttgcgtgttcaaataaatcaaagatgagattcttgtgaagagggtccttgcaaggattgatttattacagagatctctggtcacacaattgaatatcaccaaagcagtgtcatccaagaatgtgtgtccctccccccaggagacacagccctttattacaatcagagtttgtacaaaaaaacgcctcttctcctcccatcaaatacgaaaatcagattacattctcacagtatgctatgttgatctttcacatttagacaaaacaggttctcagtatgccATCTTACACtttcttcccaaaacagaatctcagaatatgccagcttgcactttctcaagcaggacaagggaaagggaatttagacgaaacaagataacagataggttaaggtcgagttatattgagtttaacattatttcacctactctacacatatataactaaattcaacatggttaaaatataaaataaagaattaaaaatgttaacaatgtaagTAGTATAAGAAGTAATAGTAAGACCTTCTTTGATGGCCTATCAGAAGCTCTGACCTACAGTTAaaaactagtgttaatttcgttaacaaagactgaacaaaaatattttcgtcaactAACATTTTTCTCTGAatgaaaactagactagactaaagccgccattaaaaaacacataaataaacaacaacggGGACTAATGGTATGCATTTTAgttgactaatgaagacgagactgAAATTATATGATTTCAACAATAACATTAACCTGAACACTAACTAATGCAGGCTTAATCAGCTACAGCCACAGTAGCCACTTGCTGATATACTATAATTGTGcgtgaagttgttttttcaaatagatgaaagaaaattcaatttttatcTGAAATAGTTTTAGTTCAGATGGACATTTTCAATATAAAAGGgttgtcctgactaaaattaGACTAAAACGtcgacagtttttgttgaccaGAACCAggcaaataaagacaaataatattatgttttcttggactaaaataaagactaataaAACGTTGTTCTAAttaaaaatgggtcatttttaatgtaagaCTAGCCACAAGCTAAATTCTGTAGTCTTTTCTCGTAATTTCGCAGTACCGGTGTTTCTCTTGGCTGCACTGTTTTGAGTCCATGTATGTAAatagattccccccccccccccatccaatcagatttcagcttttATGTACTACTAAGTCGATCTAATCGGCCCGCCGCCTTCTCAAAGAGTCATCCTGGCCAATGTTTCATTCGTCCTCGCAGGGCCGGAGCGCTGGCCATTGATGATGCCAGCATTTTTTCCATCTTATTATTAGTTTGCCAGAGCAAAACTTGTAACAGCTGTtatattgaatttttattttgtataatattGACGATTTGTACGGTAACTGCGCCATGATAGCGGTGCTATTGTAtaagtcccaactgaaggcccGTGCATTGCTCATCACTGATCCTACCTTGATAATGTGATGAGCAGCCCGGTATGCTCCAGTTCCTCTCGTCCTCAATCCAGGAGCGTGCTCACCTGTTTCATAGCCTTCCACCGCTACAGACTACACACGACATATTAGCATGTCAGCCCTTATGCAGGAGAAATGTACAAGAGGACTGAATGCAAAGAAATCATACCCATGGATTGCTGAATGTAATCCAATATTTGACTCGGTTGCCAAATTTCTCAAAGCATAGGTTGGCAAAATCATTAAAATGGTTGACCATGCTAATATTCTGCCATCCGCCATAACGCTCTTGcaagacctaaaaaaaaacaaaatgaagggaCACAATGAAGAAGATTTTTTTAAGGAGGaagttgtggttgttttttaatctatgcTCGCCGACCTGAGGGAGATCCCAGTGATACAAAGTCACAATAGGAGTAATCTTGCTGCCCAGCAGGTGATCGATCAGATCGTCATAGTACTGAATTCCTCTTTCATTGATATGATCAGCTGTGAAttgagtttggaaaaaaaaatacattagtcTAACTAACCCTAACTTGCACAATCAAAGTGTTCTTTTTCCCTCCCATTCTTTTCAGGTCAGCTTTACAGTTGGCATGTCTTGCAGTACTGTTGGTGAGTGTGACCTGATGCGCCACCAGTTTCAAATTAGAGCAGAGAGAGTAAATGAGGTAACCAAAATATTATCAACTTAAGTTGCTCACACTTGATGCCTGTGGGAATGAGGCGAGGCCAAGAAATGGAAAAGCGATAGTGGTTGAGCTTGAGTTCTCTCATCAGTGCCACGTCATCCTGTCCAACATAAGAATCAATCAGCTATTTGTATGTGAAAAGAGTCTCGTCCTAATCTCGGGATCCTCCTACCTTGACTTTGTAGTAACCCTCACAAGAGGAATCCCCGGTgtcattttgttgaattttgccCCTCTTGTGACTGAACACATCCCAGATGCTCAGGCCTTTTCCATCCTTATCCCAGGCTCCTTCTGTTTGATAGGCTGAACTGCCGGCACCCCACGAAAATCCTGATGGATAAATCGGTAGGGATTATTCGCCGGCAAGCTTAATGGTTATAAATGAGCCCCGCTGAGGGATCTCCAATCAATGCCTAATCTCTGCTAAGTGTGAAAATATTGTTGCTACGTAGCGGTTGTCATACCAGCTGGAAAAGTGCCATAATAGAAGGAGCCGTGGTCGTTCTTTGTCCAGTCGAAGTCCTCAGTCGCAGACACACACAGCACCAACATAAGCACATGGCACACACCGAGCGCACAGCCAGACCGCATGATATTCTTCAGCTTGCAGCGTACTCGGGGTCTGGTTCTCCTCCACTTCTGTCCACATCATGCATTTGCAATATGTCATTTCAACAACATTTCCAAGAATTCACATATCGAAGACAATCAATTGAATTGGTTATAGAATATCGCAGAAGCATGTGATGGACACTGAAGGGTCCGTCATCCCCAAAATGCACTCCCCCATTCAAACTCGATGGGCTGTGAACTCATCTCGCTGAGGCTGACATAACTCACACAACTATGATTTCACGTCTGTAAGCAAAACATTATGCACATAAACGTGACATGTAGGCCTAATCACGAAAACCTCACAAatattcatcattttaaaaaaaatgtttagagaATTTGATGCTAATGTAGATTCATATAGACATTTTTTGgtcagtaaaataaataatgtaaaaaagtaACAGATGTTAATATTTTAGAACATACTTTTCACATTTATAGTGGACCACAATGCActggattattattataatttcctTGCTACACTTTATATGGGTTATTGATGCATAAGGATTTTACCAGACCCAGCACagttaatatattatataaacatacaatatttattatatgtAAAGCCTGATGATGGTTGGTCACATCACATTATATTTTCaacttaaatcaaagttatgaggctaacaattagccatctaaataaaacaagctagctagccaagcaagtaaaattataatgaaaatatgtatttgttggacaaatttttttttcaggtcatGCCACATGATGTCCACGtataactacttttttttacagagtTGAGACTGTGCAAACCTGAATAAATACTcctgtctttaaatgtatttcaaattttAAGCGCCAAATTGTTTACATCTTTATGGTCACACTACATGATCATTCATAAAATGGGCATCATCGGACAAATGTATCAGTTAATGACCCATATTCCTTGCTATATATTTAccatttgaaatacattttttaaagctCTGTttacgaagaaaaaaaagtaacaagggTGACATCCATCTCAAATAAAGCTTACAAAAATGCTTCTTCGCACGCTTTTAAATGTGACAAATCCTAATCCAATTACCTTTATGAGGAGGTCATTTGTAGGAGGTTGTGAGGTCAGTCCAGTCCcagtgcaaatgttttttttttcttcttcctgtgaCTTCAGCCCGCTAAGTGTAAAACTGTTTCGATGTATAGAGGAAAGACCCCCTATTGTGGCCCGCCTCCTGTAGCAGTGCACGCGTGTGCAGAGCTGGCCCCGCTATGAGTTTCAAAGCTGCTCCTATTGTGAGGCTCGCTTGCATTGTTGTAGCTGTTAGAAAATGCTGAATGGTTTGTTGGCAGAAAGTGTTTACACTGCATAACCCATTGGCCTCGGGTACAGCAAGAATTAAAACATTGCCATTGGCTGTAGGATTTACATAGACAAATTGAACAAGAATGGTTTTACACATTATTTAATAGGAAAATCATTTACTATCATAATTGTCACCGATGTATAATGCAGATCAGTaacaaatgtgaataaaaattgtcttccagaacataaaaacacatacataaatgtttattttgtgcttatggtattattatttttttttaaatatatggccCAGCCATACCATTTAATGCTAACAGGCACATTTCAACATTTGATTTGTGGTTATCAGCTGAACAGTATCACCTAATAGTCAAATTGATAGAAAAGAAGCACCTAAACATCACTAGCTATTTTGGTGTGACATTTCTAACAACATCTGAAAAACAGACTGAAATCCTAATGTCTTTCACTAGGTAATGGACAGGATACTATGAGCA includes these proteins:
- the lctlb gene encoding lactase-like protein isoform X4; its protein translation is MRSGCALGVCHVLMLVLCVSATEDFDWTKNDHGSFYYGTFPAGFSWGAGSSAYQTEGAWDKDGKGLSIWDVFSHKRGKIQQNDTGDSSCEGYYKVKDDVALMRELKLNHYRFSISWPRLIPTGIKSDHINERGIQYYDDLIDHLLGSKITPIVTLYHWDLPQVLQERYGGWQNISMVNHFNDFANLCFEKFGNRVKYWITFSNPWSVAVEGYETGEHAPGLRTRGTGAYRAAHHIIKAHAKVWHTYDTQWRPKQNGLVGISLTGDWGEPVDISNQKDIEAAERYVQFSLGWFATPVFHGDYPQVMKDFIGKKSVQQGLGASRLPTFSPQEKSYIKGTCDFLGISHFTTRYITQKNNPSGRGTSNFFMDRDLAELVDPQWPDPGSEWLYSVPWGFRRMLNFVKTQYGNPMIYVTENGVSEKMQCTELCDDWRIRYFKDYINEMLKALRDGVNLKGYTAWSLLDKFEWDEGFSERFGLYYVDFRNKNKPRYPKASVQFYKRVISANGFPNQREVENWRRKAVETCSSSNQLLAADPLTSHMEMVTEIVVPTVCTLSILLSAIFLMFLLQRRN
- the lctlb gene encoding lactase-like protein isoform X2 encodes the protein MRSGCALGVCHVLMLVLCVSATEDFDWTKNDHGSFYYGTFPAGFSWGAGSSAYQTEGAWDKDGKGLSIWDVFSHKRGKIQQNDTGDSSCEGYYKVKDDVALMRELKLNHYRFSISWPRLIPTGIKSDHINERGIQYYDDLIDHLLGSKITPIVTLYHWDLPQVLQERYGGWQNISMVNHFNDFANLCFEKFGNRVKYWITFSNPWSVAVEGYETGEHAPGLRTRGTGAYRAAHHIIKAHAKVWHTYDTQWRPKQNGLVGISLTGDWGEPVDISNQKDIEAAERYVQFSLGWFATPVFHGDYPQVMKDFIGKKSVQQGLGASRLPTFSPQEKSYIKGTCDFLGISHFTTRYITQKNNPSGRGTSNFFMDRDLAELVDPQWPDPGSEWLYSVPWGFRRMLNFVKTQYGNPMIYVTENGVSEKMQCTELCDDWRIRYFKDYINEMLKALRDGVNLKGYTAWSLLDKFEWDEGFSERFGLYYVDFRNKNKPRYPKASVQFYKRVISANGFPNQREVENWRRKAVETCSSSNQLLAAEDQRSTAANILRLIHDPLTSHMEMVTEIVVPTVCTLSILLSAIFLMFLLQRRN
- the lctlb gene encoding lactase-like protein isoform X1; the protein is MRSGCALGVCHVLMLVLCVSATEDFDWTKNDHGSFYYGTFPAGFSWGAGSSAYQTEGAWDKDGKGLSIWDVFSHKRGKIQQNDTGDSSCEGYYKVKDDVALMRELKLNHYRFSISWPRLIPTGIKSDHINERGIQYYDDLIDHLLGSKITPIVTLYHWDLPQVLQERYGGWQNISMVNHFNDFANLCFEKFGNRVKYWITFSNPWSVAVEGYETGEHAPGLRTRGTGAYRAAHHIIKAHAKVWHTYDTQWRPKQNGLVGISLTGDWGEPVDISNQKDIEAAERYVQFSLGWFATPVFHGDYPQVMKDFIGRKSVQQGLGASRLPTFSPQEKSYIKGTCDFLGISHFTTRYITQKNNPSGRGTSNFFMDRDLAELVDPQWPDPGSEWLYSVPWGFRRMLNFVKTQYGNPMIYVTENGVSEKMQCTELCDDWRIRYFKDYINEMLKALRDGVNLKGYTAWSLLDKFEWDEGFSERFGLYYVDFRNKNKPRYPKASVQFYKRVISANGFPNQREVENWRRKAVETCSSSNQLLAAEDQRSTAANILRLIHDPLTSHMEMVTEIVVPTVCTLSILLSAIFLMFLLQRRN
- the lctlb gene encoding lactase-like protein isoform X3, coding for MRSGCALGVCHVLMLVLCVSATEDFDWTKNDHGSFYYGTFPAGFSWGAGSSAYQTEGAWDKDGKGLSIWDVFSHKRGKIQQNDTGDSSCEGYYKVKDDVALMRELKLNHYRFSISWPRLIPTGIKSDHINERGIQYYDDLIDHLLGSKITPIVTLYHWDLPQVLQERYGGWQNISMVNHFNDFANLCFEKFGNRVKYWITFSNPWSVAVEGYETGEHAPGLRTRGTGAYRAAHHIIKAHAKVWHTYDTQWRPKQNGLVGISLTGDWGEPVDISNQKDIEAAERYVQFSLGWFATPVFHGDYPQVMKDFIGRKSVQQGLGASRLPTFSPQEKSYIKGTCDFLGISHFTTRYITQKNNPSGRGTSNFFMDRDLAELVDPQWPDPGSEWLYSVPWGFRRMLNFVKTQYGNPMIYVTENGVSEKMQCTELCDDWRIRYFKDYINEMLKALRDGVNLKGYTAWSLLDKFEWDEGFSERFGLYYVDFRNKNKPRYPKASVQFYKRVISANGFPNQREVENWRRKAVETCSSSNQLLAADPLTSHMEMVTEIVVPTVCTLSILLSAIFLMFLLQRRN
- the lctlb gene encoding lactase-like protein isoform X5, whose product is MRSGCALGVCHVLMLVLCVSATEDFDWTKNDHGSFYYGTFPAGFSWGAGSSAYQTEGAWDKDGKGLSIWDVFSHKRGKIQQNDTGDSSCEGYYKVKDDVALMRELKLNHYRFSISWPRLIPTGIKSDHINERGIQYYDDLIDHLLGSKITPIVTLYHWDLPQVLQERYGGWQNISMVNHFNDFANLCFEKFGNRVKYWITFSNPWSVAVEGYETGEHAPGLRTRGTGAYRAAHHIIKAHAKVWHTYDTQWRPKQNGLVGISLTGDWGEPVDISNQKDIEAAERYVQFSLGWFATPVFHGDYPQVMKDFIGRKSVQQGLGASRLPTFSPQEKSYIKGTCDFLGISHFTTRYITQKNNPSGRGTSNFFMDRDLAELVDPQWPDPGSEWLYSVPWGFRRMLNFVKTQYGNPMIYVTENGVSEKMQCTELCDDWRIRYFKDYINEMLKALRDGVNLKGYTAWSLLDKFEWDEGFSERFGLYYVDFRNKNKPRYPKASVQFYKRVISANGFPNQREVENWRRKAVETCSSSNQLLAAARRKATEHAEKPRVWPVHDEV